Proteins encoded within one genomic window of Rossellomorea vietnamensis:
- a CDS encoding ABC transporter permease: protein MILYIFRRLIEIIPVIFGVTLVVFLIMQMVPGDPAVILAGEGASKEAINQLRTELGLNRPLYVQYGEYILNVFQGDLGESLKSQQPVISEIMTRLPITIELAFYSILITVVLGMTAGIISAVRPYSATDISVMVVALLGISLPSFFLGLLSIYLFSVKLQLLPVAGWDSMLHIILPAFTLGVGGAAIVARMTRSSMLEVVRQDYIRTAQAKGLKGFAIIYKHALRNALIPVITVVGLQFGALLGGTVLIESVFAINGLGRMIVDSIRTRDLPMVQGGVLVASLVFVFVNLFVDVLYRFFNKRIELN, encoded by the coding sequence ATGATACTGTACATTTTTAGAAGATTAATCGAGATCATCCCCGTCATCTTCGGAGTGACCCTGGTGGTTTTTCTCATCATGCAGATGGTTCCCGGAGATCCTGCGGTCATACTTGCAGGAGAAGGGGCATCGAAAGAAGCGATCAATCAATTACGGACGGAGCTCGGGTTAAACCGACCTCTCTATGTTCAATACGGAGAATACATCTTGAACGTTTTCCAAGGTGATCTAGGAGAATCCTTAAAGAGTCAGCAGCCAGTCATCTCAGAAATCATGACACGCTTACCCATCACGATTGAACTTGCTTTTTACAGCATTCTTATCACAGTAGTCCTTGGGATGACCGCAGGGATTATTTCCGCCGTACGTCCATACTCGGCTACGGACATTTCAGTGATGGTCGTTGCTTTATTGGGGATTTCCCTGCCAAGCTTCTTTCTGGGCCTGTTATCCATCTATCTATTCTCCGTCAAGCTTCAGCTTTTACCGGTTGCAGGATGGGACAGCATGCTACATATCATCTTACCGGCATTTACCCTGGGTGTCGGAGGAGCAGCCATCGTAGCCAGAATGACGCGGTCCAGCATGCTCGAAGTTGTTAGGCAGGATTATATCCGGACCGCCCAGGCAAAAGGGTTGAAAGGCTTTGCCATCATCTATAAACATGCGTTGCGGAATGCATTGATACCCGTCATCACGGTGGTCGGTCTTCAATTTGGGGCGTTGCTCGGGGGAACGGTCTTAATTGAATCCGTCTTTGCCATCAATGGTCTTGGCCGAATGATCGTGGACTCGATTCGTACCCGAGATCTTCCAATGGTTCAAGGAGGCGTCCTGGTCGCATCCCTCGTGTTCGTGTTCGTCAATTTATTTGTAGATGTTTTATACCGATTCTTCAACAAACGGATTGAACTTAATTAA
- a CDS encoding ABC transporter ATP-binding protein encodes MSKTVVLEVKNLKTHFTSKKGVTKAVDGIDFVLHEGETLGIVGESGCGKSMTSLSILRLVPSPPGKIVDGTVELKGKDILQMSDSELRRVRGNQISMIFQEPMTSLNPVIPVGEQIAEAIRVHQKLGKKDAWKKAVEMLELVGIPSPQQRAKQEPFQLSGGMRQRVMIAMALACNPEVLIADEPTTALDVTIQAQILELMKDLQKRLNMGIIFITHDLGVVAELCDKVAVMYAGQVVEYSSTEALFSHPKHPYTNGLLSSLPKLYEDQDELQTMPGSVPSPYDMPKGCRFSPRCPLATAQCHEEEPQLHSLKDGSQIRCFLYNAEQDEKEVQMT; translated from the coding sequence ATGAGTAAAACTGTTGTCTTGGAAGTTAAAAACTTGAAAACCCATTTCACTTCAAAAAAAGGAGTGACAAAAGCCGTCGATGGAATCGACTTTGTCCTTCATGAGGGGGAAACTCTTGGTATTGTGGGGGAATCGGGATGCGGAAAGAGCATGACATCCCTATCGATCCTCCGCCTCGTTCCCTCCCCTCCCGGAAAAATAGTGGACGGCACTGTTGAACTGAAAGGGAAAGACATCCTTCAAATGTCCGACTCAGAGCTGAGGCGGGTTCGGGGCAATCAAATTTCAATGATCTTCCAAGAGCCGATGACGTCATTGAACCCTGTCATACCCGTCGGGGAGCAAATTGCCGAAGCCATTCGTGTCCATCAGAAGCTAGGAAAAAAAGACGCTTGGAAAAAAGCCGTGGAGATGCTTGAATTAGTGGGTATCCCTTCACCTCAACAAAGGGCGAAACAAGAACCTTTTCAGCTGAGCGGTGGGATGAGACAGCGTGTCATGATTGCCATGGCTCTTGCCTGTAATCCTGAAGTCCTGATTGCCGACGAACCGACCACCGCTCTCGATGTGACCATCCAGGCCCAGATCCTGGAGCTGATGAAGGACCTCCAGAAGAGATTGAATATGGGCATCATCTTCATTACCCATGACTTGGGGGTGGTGGCTGAATTATGTGATAAGGTCGCGGTCATGTATGCCGGGCAGGTTGTGGAGTATAGTTCGACGGAAGCATTATTCTCCCATCCGAAACATCCTTACACGAATGGTCTTCTGTCTTCACTGCCGAAATTATATGAAGACCAGGATGAGCTTCAAACGATGCCAGGCAGCGTCCCATCCCCCTATGATATGCCCAAGGGGTGCCGCTTCTCCCCCCGTTGCCCGCTGGCGACTGCGCAATGCCATGAAGAAGAGCCACAGCTTCATTCACTCAAGGACGGAAGCCAGATCAGATGCTTCTTATACAATGCCGAACAAGATGAGAAAGAGGTGCAGATGACATGA
- a CDS encoding amidohydrolase family protein: MKTIWMKNVRMETGFEKESEIVMRTLTDIAHIKIESGKITSITHDEPQIEVGTEVVDAKGKLLLPSFREMHIHIDKTYYSGPWKACRPITKGIFTRIEEEQELLPKQLPYAQDRAEKMIELLLQNGHTHIRTHCNIEPTSGLKHLEVTVAALEKYKQHLTYDIVAFPQHGLLRSNSVELMREAMKNGATLVGGVDPATVDRHIDRSLYTTFDIATEHNAGVDLHLHDPDTLGAFTFERVADFTKEANLKGRVTLSHAIALGDLEGQALTDIMEILKDQEIDITTTIPINRPTIPVTVLDQYGLQVSVGHDSLTDHWSPFGTGNTIEKLNILAERFRLIDEYSINRTWKYASGGITPLNDEGIQVWPEVGDRADFVLVDASCTAEAVARRAHIDSVYKNGEKVALPETESALINK, from the coding sequence ATGAAAACGATATGGATGAAAAATGTGAGAATGGAAACGGGATTCGAGAAAGAAAGTGAAATTGTCATGAGAACGCTGACGGACATTGCCCATATCAAAATTGAAAGTGGAAAGATTACCTCTATTACCCATGACGAGCCACAGATCGAAGTCGGGACCGAGGTTGTAGATGCAAAAGGGAAGCTATTGCTCCCCTCTTTCCGTGAAATGCATATCCACATAGATAAAACCTATTACAGTGGACCGTGGAAGGCATGCCGTCCAATTACGAAAGGGATTTTCACGAGAATTGAAGAGGAGCAGGAACTGCTCCCAAAGCAATTGCCATATGCCCAGGACAGGGCGGAAAAGATGATCGAGCTTCTGCTGCAAAACGGACACACCCACATCCGTACTCATTGCAATATCGAGCCGACCTCCGGTTTGAAGCACCTCGAAGTCACGGTTGCCGCCTTAGAAAAATATAAACAGCACCTGACCTATGACATTGTGGCGTTTCCTCAGCACGGGCTGTTGCGCAGTAACTCTGTCGAACTGATGCGGGAGGCCATGAAAAATGGTGCTACCCTTGTAGGTGGAGTCGATCCCGCCACAGTGGACCGTCATATCGATCGGTCCCTCTATACGACCTTTGACATCGCCACGGAGCATAACGCCGGTGTTGACCTGCATCTTCATGATCCGGATACACTTGGAGCATTTACGTTTGAGCGCGTAGCTGATTTTACAAAAGAAGCGAATCTAAAGGGACGTGTCACGTTGAGTCATGCCATTGCCCTTGGTGATCTGGAAGGCCAGGCTCTTACGGACATAATGGAGATTCTAAAAGATCAAGAGATTGATATTACGACCACGATCCCGATTAATCGTCCGACCATTCCTGTGACAGTACTGGATCAATACGGCCTGCAGGTATCCGTGGGTCATGACAGCCTGACCGATCACTGGTCCCCATTTGGAACCGGGAATACGATCGAGAAGCTGAACATCCTTGCTGAACGATTCCGGTTGATCGATGAGTATTCTATCAACCGTACCTGGAAGTACGCTTCCGGCGGGATCACCCCATTGAATGATGAAGGGATCCAAGTGTGGCCGGAAGTCGGGGATCGGGCAGACTTTGTCCTGGTCGATGCGAGCTGTACAGCCGAAGCAGTGGCAAGAAGAGCTCACATTGATTCTGTTTATAAAAATGGAGAGAAAGTTGCTCTTCCAGAAACTGAATCTGCATTGATCAATAAATGA
- a CDS encoding ABC transporter permease: MSTEIKVEELQSPLLDSKPGLYEKRFKPFWDTFSKNKAAVVGGGIILFYILIALFAPLLSVHDPYAIQLDNKLEPPNTEHWMGTDDKGRDILARILYGSRLSMGVGFAAVGFGAFFGIIMGLVSGFYGGWIDTLISRILDVMLAFPGILLALAIISALGPSLVNVMIAVGVFSIPLFARVVRGSTLETKKLEYIDAIRSLGANDFIIIFRHILPNILSPIIIQGSLRLATAILSAAGLSFLGLGAQPPSPEWGTMLSSGRDFLFTAPYIALFPGLAISILVLGFNLFGDGLRDVLDPRLKS; the protein is encoded by the coding sequence ATGTCGACCGAAATTAAAGTGGAAGAACTTCAATCACCCCTGCTCGATTCAAAACCCGGCCTGTACGAAAAAAGGTTCAAACCCTTCTGGGACACCTTTTCAAAAAATAAGGCAGCCGTAGTGGGAGGAGGGATCATTCTCTTCTATATACTCATTGCTTTGTTTGCTCCTCTCCTCTCCGTCCATGATCCTTATGCCATTCAACTGGACAATAAACTCGAGCCCCCGAACACAGAGCATTGGATGGGAACCGATGATAAAGGAAGGGATATCCTTGCAAGGATCCTCTATGGGTCACGCCTTTCCATGGGGGTCGGCTTTGCAGCTGTAGGATTCGGAGCATTTTTTGGCATCATCATGGGATTGGTTTCCGGATTTTATGGTGGATGGATCGATACCCTCATCAGCCGGATCCTCGATGTCATGCTTGCTTTCCCGGGGATTCTATTGGCTCTTGCCATCATCTCTGCCTTAGGACCGAGTCTTGTGAATGTCATGATTGCCGTCGGGGTGTTCTCCATCCCCTTATTTGCAAGGGTCGTACGGGGATCCACACTTGAAACGAAGAAGCTTGAATATATCGATGCCATCCGGTCACTCGGAGCCAATGATTTCATCATCATCTTCCGGCACATTCTGCCGAACATTTTATCTCCCATCATTATTCAGGGTTCACTGCGGCTCGCTACCGCCATCCTTTCAGCAGCAGGATTATCCTTCCTGGGATTGGGAGCACAGCCACCTTCGCCTGAATGGGGGACGATGCTGTCCAGTGGAAGGGACTTTTTATTTACCGCCCCTTATATCGCCCTCTTCCCGGGGCTGGCCATTTCCATTCTCGTATTGGGTTTTAACCTATTCGGGGACGGGCTCAGGGATGTTCTTGATCCGAGACTGAAATCTTAA
- a CDS encoding sensor histidine kinase has product MITQESFSFYIMLSVLAPIIGAFSLLFLFLFEKRLDQLEKEKNELLLKQELQEAKYNQLNQQIQPHFFFNTLNIILSLARLNRKQELISAIEVLSKYFKFKYKQTDPLITIDEEIEYTQYYLEIQRLRFRDRLDVVWNVEECCRVSLVPPYLLQTLVENAFKHGLERSPGQGKLMIILHEQGKRVYLEVWNSTATATDQLAPQESDRGIGLLNIQKRLQMLFPKEEILINLNEETKGTSVQVFWPRTTKEDKNMS; this is encoded by the coding sequence ATGATCACACAGGAATCTTTTTCTTTTTATATCATGCTGTCTGTACTGGCCCCAATCATTGGGGCTTTTAGCTTATTATTTCTCTTTCTGTTTGAAAAACGGCTGGATCAATTGGAGAAGGAAAAGAACGAATTGCTTCTGAAACAGGAGCTGCAGGAAGCGAAATACAATCAACTGAACCAGCAGATTCAGCCCCATTTCTTTTTCAACACACTGAATATCATCCTGAGCCTGGCACGATTGAATCGGAAACAGGAACTGATATCCGCCATCGAGGTATTGTCGAAATACTTCAAGTTTAAATACAAACAGACAGATCCCCTCATCACGATTGACGAGGAGATTGAATACACCCAATATTACCTTGAAATCCAAAGACTGAGATTCAGAGACCGATTGGATGTCGTCTGGAACGTGGAAGAATGCTGCAGGGTTTCCCTTGTGCCCCCTTACCTCCTGCAAACTCTCGTTGAGAATGCTTTCAAGCATGGTCTCGAACGAAGTCCCGGACAAGGGAAGCTGATGATCATCCTCCATGAGCAGGGGAAAAGGGTTTATTTAGAAGTCTGGAATAGCACGGCAACCGCCACGGATCAACTGGCTCCTCAGGAGAGTGATCGGGGAATTGGGTTACTCAATATCCAGAAACGACTGCAGATGCTCTTCCCGAAAGAAGAAATCCTCATTAATCTGAATGAGGAAACAAAAGGAACAAGTGTCCAGGTCTTCTGGCCACGTACAACAAAAGAGGACAAAAATATGTCATGA
- a CDS encoding response regulator transcription factor yields the protein MHLLLVDDEPLELEQLEYMISEQYPYWTIHTAADASQALKILSEHPIRLSLLDIQLPGKSGIELGMEMKKYEHIDIIMVTAFQSFNYAQASLRLGAKDYLTKPIIEEELFHVLDQYKYAAIQSHIVQEALTIIHEQFSEKLSLSSLANQIHINSTYLSRKFHEEMGISFSEYLNDFRVQAAQRLLRQESEKSISSISEECGFSSQHYFSSLFKKQTGCTPREYRIREKV from the coding sequence ATGCATCTATTACTTGTTGACGATGAGCCCCTTGAACTGGAGCAGCTCGAATATATGATTTCTGAACAATATCCCTACTGGACGATCCACACTGCAGCTGACGCGTCACAGGCCTTAAAGATCCTCTCTGAACACCCGATCCGTCTTTCATTACTCGACATCCAGCTTCCCGGTAAATCTGGGATCGAACTTGGGATGGAAATGAAGAAGTATGAACACATCGATATCATCATGGTGACGGCCTTCCAATCATTCAACTATGCACAGGCCTCCCTTCGCCTCGGGGCAAAAGATTATCTAACGAAACCGATTATTGAAGAAGAACTCTTTCACGTTCTGGACCAATATAAGTATGCAGCCATTCAATCCCATATCGTCCAGGAAGCATTAACGATCATCCATGAACAATTTAGCGAGAAGCTTTCCCTTTCATCCCTTGCGAACCAGATCCATATCAATAGCACGTACCTGAGCAGAAAGTTCCACGAAGAAATGGGCATCAGCTTCTCTGAATACCTGAATGATTTCAGAGTCCAAGCTGCACAACGATTGCTCCGGCAGGAATCGGAAAAGTCCATCTCCTCCATATCGGAAGAGTGCGGGTTCAGTAGCCAGCATTATTTCAGCTCATTATTTAAGAAGCAAACCGGCTGTACTCCTCGGGAATACCGGATAAGAGAGAAGGTATAA
- a CDS encoding amidohydrolase has product MIWLKNVKLEVANREHQGMMETQTALFHLGIKEGKIVQQLPHTQSIPETTEEIYDIKGHLAIPTFKEMHNHLDKTYLSLGWKATKPVKNLKERLQFEAEELKGLAPTTKQRAKSMIEEILSSGSTHIRTHVNIDPYIGLKNLEGVIEALEEYKHAVTADIIAFPQHGLLRETVPSLMREAMRSGATMVGGLDPAGIDRSIETSLYETMNIATEFNADVDIHLHDGGHVGTYTIEKWMEHVEDSNWQNRTAISHAFCLGEVAEGKQAELADRLRENGVAIMSTIPLTKSLPPIRLLDDHGVKVHLGCDGFYDSWSPLGHGDVLEKVYKYGQITRRSDEVSLRDSLKWITGGITALTKTGEYKWPKVEDDASFIFVDAASSAEVVARRPKRVAVMNKGKVVYGSLWSTQELVK; this is encoded by the coding sequence ATGATTTGGCTGAAAAATGTGAAGCTTGAAGTAGCGAATAGAGAACACCAGGGAATGATGGAAACCCAAACGGCATTATTCCACCTCGGAATCAAGGAAGGGAAAATCGTCCAACAGCTGCCTCATACACAATCTATTCCAGAGACGACTGAGGAGATTTATGATATCAAAGGTCATCTGGCCATTCCAACCTTTAAAGAGATGCATAACCATTTGGACAAAACGTATCTGTCCCTTGGATGGAAAGCGACGAAGCCTGTTAAAAACCTGAAAGAAAGACTGCAATTCGAAGCGGAAGAACTGAAAGGACTTGCCCCCACGACGAAGCAAAGAGCGAAAAGCATGATTGAAGAAATTCTTTCAAGCGGGTCCACCCATATCCGCACTCACGTAAACATCGATCCCTATATCGGGTTGAAGAACCTCGAAGGCGTCATCGAAGCATTGGAAGAGTACAAGCATGCTGTCACGGCTGACATCATAGCTTTCCCGCAGCATGGATTATTAAGAGAAACTGTTCCATCATTAATGAGAGAGGCTATGAGAAGCGGGGCAACCATGGTAGGAGGACTTGACCCTGCCGGAATCGATCGATCTATCGAAACATCACTCTATGAAACCATGAATATTGCAACGGAGTTCAATGCAGATGTCGACATCCACCTTCATGATGGGGGCCATGTGGGAACCTACACGATTGAAAAATGGATGGAGCACGTGGAAGACTCTAACTGGCAGAACCGGACCGCCATCAGTCATGCCTTTTGTTTAGGGGAGGTGGCTGAAGGGAAACAGGCTGAGCTTGCAGATCGATTAAGAGAAAACGGAGTGGCCATCATGTCCACCATTCCGCTGACCAAGTCACTCCCACCAATCAGGCTGCTGGATGATCATGGGGTGAAGGTTCATCTTGGATGTGATGGATTCTATGATTCATGGAGCCCCCTAGGACATGGGGACGTACTGGAGAAAGTATATAAATACGGGCAGATAACCCGAAGAAGCGATGAAGTATCCCTGCGTGACAGTCTGAAATGGATCACAGGCGGGATAACAGCATTGACGAAAACAGGCGAATACAAGTGGCCGAAGGTGGAAGACGATGCAAGTTTTATTTTCGTGGATGCCGCGTCATCAGCTGAGGTCGTGGCCAGAAGACCGAAACGAGTGGCGGTAATGAACAAAGGGAAAGTCGTCTATGGGTCTCTCTGGAGTACTCAAGAGTTAGTGAAATGA
- a CDS encoding ABC transporter ATP-binding protein, with protein MTAVMTGKKPILEVKGLKQYFPVKRESLFQPKQVVKAVDDLHFTLYEGETLSIVGESGCGKSTTGRAILQLDKPTEGSIKYNGIELNSLTKKELRSLRGDIQVIFQDPFASLNPRQTVRKILKEAMTIQKVLPASKQEERMKELLGYVGLPITSLDRLPHEFSGGQRQRIGIARALAVNPKVIICDEAVSALDVSIQAQILNLLKKLQKELKLTYLFISHDLSVVRHISDRVIVMYLGKVVEIGTKQELFDHPTHPYTKALLSAIPVPDFSKKKDRILLKGDVPSPLNPPPGCKFHTRCPLATDLCKQELPPMKGSGEHFTRCHYV; from the coding sequence ATGACCGCAGTGATGACCGGAAAGAAGCCGATTTTAGAAGTGAAGGGGTTGAAGCAGTATTTCCCTGTCAAACGGGAATCCTTATTCCAACCGAAACAAGTAGTAAAAGCCGTGGATGACCTCCATTTCACCCTCTACGAAGGGGAAACCCTCAGCATTGTAGGAGAATCCGGATGCGGTAAATCAACAACAGGTCGTGCCATACTGCAGCTGGATAAGCCGACGGAAGGCAGTATCAAGTACAATGGAATTGAATTGAATAGTTTAACAAAGAAGGAATTAAGGAGCTTAAGGGGTGACATCCAGGTCATCTTCCAGGATCCGTTCGCCTCCTTGAACCCAAGACAAACCGTCAGGAAAATCTTGAAAGAAGCCATGACCATTCAAAAGGTGCTTCCTGCTTCAAAACAAGAGGAACGCATGAAGGAATTACTTGGCTATGTGGGACTTCCGATTACATCACTCGATCGCCTTCCCCACGAATTCAGTGGCGGTCAGAGACAACGGATCGGTATCGCACGTGCCCTTGCCGTCAACCCAAAAGTGATTATTTGTGATGAAGCCGTATCCGCACTGGACGTTTCCATACAGGCACAAATTCTGAACCTGCTCAAAAAACTCCAAAAGGAATTGAAATTGACGTACCTCTTCATCTCTCACGACTTAAGTGTCGTCCGTCATATTTCGGATCGGGTCATCGTGATGTATCTCGGGAAGGTCGTCGAAATCGGGACGAAGCAGGAATTGTTCGATCATCCTACTCATCCCTATACTAAAGCCCTGCTATCGGCCATACCCGTACCGGATTTTTCAAAGAAGAAGGATCGGATCCTGTTAAAGGGAGATGTCCCTTCCCCATTGAATCCGCCTCCTGGATGTAAGTTTCATACGAGATGCCCTCTTGCAACGGATTTGTGTAAACAAGAACTGCCTCCTATGAAGGGATCTGGGGAACATTTTACAAGATGCCATTATGTTTGA
- a CDS encoding glutathione ABC transporter substrate-binding protein, translating into MVMLITQACSTSNVEGGTASKQGGGSEGGVLKVVRLSDATNLDPHFITDIPSANVLYQKVYETLVAFDKDMNIVPSLAKSWEQPDDTTWEFTLNEGITFHDGSALNAEAVKVTFDRLLDPNTGSPQKDKLGMIKEINVLDDYKVQFKLDAPYAPLLSILASNEGSIMSPKVIKENPDSLAKHPVGTGPFAFESWKSGQSIILTKNEDYWGDKPKIDGIEFQVVPEDATRLAMIETGEAHISDQVPVTEIERIESSDTLNLYRTEGLAVEYVGFNTKKKPFDNVKVRQAISMAIEREAIIKGVYNGVGTLANAAMSPKVFGHSDNVKPYEYDPNAAKGLLKEAGFEKGLELTLITSDRKERINMAEVIQSQLKGIGIKVNIQVLEYGAYIEAVDTGEHDMFIGGWGNATGDGDYNQYNLFHSSSHGSPGNHFYYTNEKVDELIEQARREVSPEVRKDLYEEAMNIEMEEAVYIPIRNYEHLAVYNNEVKDFWLNAVNYLMVNDATIE; encoded by the coding sequence ATGGTCATGCTTATCACCCAAGCATGTTCCACCAGTAATGTAGAAGGTGGAACGGCAAGTAAGCAAGGCGGAGGATCGGAAGGCGGAGTACTGAAGGTCGTCCGGTTATCCGATGCGACTAATTTAGATCCACATTTCATCACGGATATCCCATCAGCCAACGTACTCTATCAAAAGGTATATGAAACCCTTGTGGCATTCGATAAGGATATGAACATTGTTCCTTCACTGGCGAAAAGCTGGGAGCAGCCGGATGACACGACGTGGGAATTCACGTTGAATGAAGGAATCACATTCCATGACGGATCTGCATTGAATGCGGAAGCGGTGAAAGTCACGTTCGACCGCTTATTGGATCCAAATACCGGGTCCCCGCAAAAGGACAAGCTCGGTATGATCAAAGAAATCAATGTATTGGATGACTACAAGGTGCAGTTTAAGCTTGATGCCCCTTATGCTCCACTATTATCAATCCTTGCAAGTAACGAAGGAAGCATCATGAGTCCAAAAGTCATAAAGGAAAATCCTGATAGTCTGGCAAAGCATCCGGTGGGAACCGGCCCATTTGCCTTCGAATCATGGAAGTCAGGCCAGTCCATCATCCTGACTAAAAATGAAGACTACTGGGGAGATAAACCGAAAATTGATGGAATCGAGTTTCAAGTCGTACCAGAAGACGCAACCCGCTTAGCGATGATTGAAACAGGCGAAGCTCATATCAGTGATCAGGTCCCGGTGACGGAAATCGAGCGCATCGAAAGCTCGGACACATTGAATCTGTATCGAACGGAAGGACTGGCTGTTGAATACGTCGGATTCAATACAAAGAAAAAGCCTTTCGACAATGTGAAGGTGAGACAAGCGATTTCCATGGCCATTGAAAGAGAAGCCATTATCAAAGGGGTGTACAACGGTGTGGGAACATTGGCGAACGCTGCAATGAGTCCGAAAGTATTCGGTCACAGCGACAATGTGAAGCCATATGAATATGACCCGAATGCCGCCAAGGGGCTTTTGAAAGAAGCAGGATTTGAAAAAGGTCTTGAGTTGACACTGATTACGAGTGACCGTAAAGAACGGATCAATATGGCAGAAGTCATCCAGTCCCAACTGAAGGGGATCGGGATCAAAGTCAACATTCAGGTGCTTGAGTATGGTGCGTATATTGAAGCCGTCGACACTGGAGAACACGATATGTTCATCGGTGGATGGGGGAATGCAACTGGTGATGGAGACTACAATCAATACAACCTATTCCACTCTTCCTCCCATGGGTCTCCAGGGAATCACTTCTACTATACAAATGAAAAAGTAGATGAACTCATCGAGCAGGCAAGAAGAGAAGTAAGTCCGGAAGTAAGAAAAGATCTGTATGAAGAAGCCATGAACATCGAAATGGAAGAAGCGGTTTACATCCCAATCAGGAACTACGAGCACTTAGCTGTCTACAACAATGAAGTGAAAGATTTCTGGTTAAATGCCGTCAACTACTTAATGGTGAATGACGCAACGATTGAATGA